A single region of the Leptodactylus fuscus isolate aLepFus1 chromosome 5, aLepFus1.hap2, whole genome shotgun sequence genome encodes:
- the LOC142204366 gene encoding olfactory receptor 6P1-like, with the protein MDKENLTTVTEFRLLGFPEIKGSKTVVLFHVILFVYIMTLLINCMIVVLVSIKPKLHSPMYFFLQQLSLVESMFLTVVIPNMLHVVWLEGATISVIGCIAQSYLYCAIGCTECHLLTVMAYDRYLAICNPLRYSTIMDTKLQRSLVAYCWVFGFLFTQITLNFLCQLHFCGLNVINHFFCDLVPFVELSCSYKLALQWEIFIGAVPIIILPFVLVIVSYTCVFITILKISSAKGRKKTFSTCSSHLTVVALYFGTLITIYMVPANGQTLTVNKLISFLYIVVTPLFNPIIYCLRNREIRLVMVKLLSAK; encoded by the coding sequence ATGGATAAAGAGAACCTGACAACCGTCACTGAATTCAGACTGTTGGGATTTCCAGAAATTAAAGGCTCCAAGACTGTTGTTTTATTTCATGTGATTCTGTTTGTCTATATCATGACTCTATTGATAAATTGTATGATTGTTGTGTTGGTGTCCATCAAGCCAAAGCTCCAttcccccatgtacttcttcctccAACAATTATCACTTGTTGAATCCATGTTCCTCACTGTTGTTATTCCTAACATGCTTCATGTCGTCTGGTTAGAAGGAGCCACCATCTCTGTTATAGGATGTATAGCCCAATCTTACTTGTATTGTGCCATAGGGTGCACAGAATGTCACCTCCTCACCGTCATGGCTTACGACCGCTACTTGGCCATCTGTAACCCCCTTCGTTATAGCACCATCATGGACACCAAGCTTCAGCGTTCCTTAGTTGCCTACTGTTGGGTTTTTGGCTTTCTCTTCACCCAGAtcactctgaactttctgtgccAACTCCACTTCTGTGGCCTCAATGTGATaaaccatttcttctgtgacctTGTTCCTTTTGTTGAGCTTTCATGCTCTTACAAGTTGGCCTTACAGTGGGAGATCTTTATCGGTGCTGTCCCTATAATCATTTTACCCTTTGTCTTAGTCATCGTTAGTTATACCTGTGTCTTTATAACGATCCTTAAGATTTCTTCTGcaaaaggaaggaagaaaaccttctccacctgtagctcccacctcactgTGGTCGCCCTATATTTCGGGACCCTGATCACAATTTACATGGTTCCGGCTAATGGGCAAACATTGACTGTTAACAAACTTATCTCTTTTTTGTATATTGTGGTCACACCATTGTTTAATCCTATTATATACTGCTTGAGAAATCGAGAGATAAGACTCGTAATGGTAAAGTTACTTTCTGCTAAGTGA
- the LOC142204367 gene encoding olfactory receptor 11L1-like, which yields MVPVRNITMITEIHLLGFRTFHELSVLLFIVFVLIYYVTICGNGMIILLVSRSHRLHSPMYFFLTQLSISDSMMATSIIPNTLYVVLDHDATVTFPGCLTQFYFFSASLALESLLLTGMSYDRYLAICNPLSYNTIMDYSFCMRFITFSWVLSFSLILNHVLAICNLEFCGPNVIDHYFCDLSPLLELSCSETFLVQVEVTLLVIPMALFQFIVVIVSYSYIIFTILRIPSVTGRQKAFTTCSSHLTVVSMYYGTLLCTYLVPTRGQSLTASKVLSLLYTVVIPCINPIIYCFRNRDIKEAFNRHIRLMR from the coding sequence GGACCTTCCATGAGCTCAGTGTTTTGCTCTTCATTGTGTTCGTcctcatttactatgtaacaATTTGTGGGAATGGGATGATAATCCTCCTCGTATCTCGCAGCCATCGCCTGCActctccaatgtacttcttcctcACACAGCTCTCCATATCTGACTCCATGATGGCCACCAGTATCATACCCAACACGCTGTATGTAGTCCTGGACCATGATGCCACCGTCACCTTCCCAGGCTGCCTGACTCAGTTCTATTTCTTTAGTGCCTCGCTGGCATTGGAGTCTCTCCTCCTTACCGggatgtcctatgacagatatcTCGCCATTTGTAACCCACTGTCTTATAACACTATCATGGATTATTCATTTTGTATGAGATTCATCACCTTTTCTTGGGTTTTGAGTTTTTCCTTAATATTAAACCACGTCCTCGCCATCTGTAATTTAGAGTTTTGTGGACCCAATGTCATTGACCATTACTTCTGTGATCTTTCTCCTCTGCTCGAACTTTCTTGTTCGGAGACCTTTCTTGTACAGGTAGAAGTCACCTTATTGGTCATCCCAATGGCTCTCTTTCAGTTCATTGTAGTGATTGTGTCTTATTCATATATCATTTTCACCATTTTAAGAATCCCATCAGTCACGGGTAGGCAGAAGGCTTTCACCACCTGCAGCTCCCACCTGACTGTGGTTTCCATGTATTATGGCACCCTTCTCTGCACATATCTTGTCCCAACACGAGGACAATCCTTAACTGCAAGCAAAGTCCTGTCTCTGCTGTATACGGTGGTCATTCCTTGTATCAACCCCAtcatatattgttttagaaatagGGACATAAAGGAAGCCTTCAATAGACATATCAGGCTTATGAGatga